A DNA window from Rhineura floridana isolate rRhiFlo1 chromosome 11, rRhiFlo1.hap2, whole genome shotgun sequence contains the following coding sequences:
- the LOC133367669 gene encoding olfactory receptor 14I1-like, producing the protein MSNVTIITDFLLLGFSDQQELQILHFVVFSAMYLAILIGNLLIIILVALNTHLQTPMYFFLVNLSILDLGSTSTTIPRSIANALMNTTQISYPECVAQMLFFVFFVSSDIFLLTVMAYDRYVAICHPLHYTSVMKWGKCIQLAGGAWMAGFLNAALHTGTVFSLPFCSKVIDQFFCEIPHLMKISCSDSYSSEVWALVFSFALSLGCFVFIVMSYVQIFTAVLRMPSIANRQKAFSTCIPHIIVISLLLSTGIFSYIMPTSSPSYNLDEVFAVIYSVIPPMMNPLIYSMRNKDVKTALWKLFYWKLSNKKTSV; encoded by the coding sequence ATGTCTAATGTAACTATCATAACAGATTTCCTGCTTCTGGGGTTTTCGGATCAACAAGAGCTCCAGATTTTACACTTTGTGGTCTTCTCAGCAATGTACCTGGCTATTCTCATTGGAAATCTTCTAATTATCATTCTGGTAGCTCTAAACACCCACCTTCAGACCCCGATGTATTTTTTCCTTGTCAACTTATCGATCCTTGACCTTGGCTCCACCTCTACCACCATTCCCAGATCAATAGCCAATGCCCTCATGAACACAACACAGATTTCTTATCCTGAATGTGTTGCACAAATGCTTTTCTTTGTCTTCTTTGTGTCATCTGACATTTTCCTCCTCACCGTCATGGCCTATGACCGATATGTCGCCATCTGCCACCCACTGCACTATACATCTGTGATGAAGTGGGGAAAGTGCATTCAGCTGGCAGGTGGGGCATGGATGGCAGGTTTCCTTAATGCTGCTTTGCACACTGGTACTGTTTTTTCACTGCCCTTCTGCTCCAAAGTCATCGATCAATTCTTTTGTGAAATCCCACACCTCATGAAGATTTCCTGCTCTGATTCATACTCCAGTGAAGTTTGGGCTCTTGTCTTTAGTTTTGCCTTAAGTCTTGGTTGCTTTGTGTTCATTGTCATGTCCTATGTGCAGATCTTTACTGCAGTGTTGAGAATGCCCTCCATTGCAAACAGGCAGAAAGCCTTCTCTACTTGCATTCCCCACATCATTGTTATCTCTCTCTTACTCAGTACTGGTATCTTCTCCTATATCATGCCAACCTCCAGTCCTTCATATAATTTGGATGAAGTGTTTGCTGTGATATACTCAGTGATTCCTCCAATGATGAACCCATTAATCTACAGCATGAGGAATAAGGATGTCAAAACTGCCCTGTGGAAACTGTTTTACTGGAAGCTTTCAAACAAGAAAACAAGTGTatag